Within the Numenius arquata unplaced genomic scaffold, bNumArq3.hap1.1 HAP1_SCAFFOLD_49, whole genome shotgun sequence genome, the region cttggccaggagcattgtggcatttcactgccgtcccctcctgcctgcgctgccctggttctcaccattggctttcctgagtcagtgcctggggtgggggtcgggggcggcagattcagctcctgttcagactcccatcctttgggtcctgctctacagacgtgtctaggggagaaacgtgcccaagtctcctccaggccagctcaggacattcagctttttccctggggtgtcctgtggggctgcagggtgccctccagaagggcacagctctcccagagtatctctgtgctgcccaggatgcccatggagaagacatctgggtgctgaggccatggaaatgctgctgggcagtgttagatgggccactgcagtgatccctctgtgtcccagtctgggaggggagagataaGAAaaggcgaggagtctgtgaatctgctctttgaacctggattcctctgctccctgcagcgtcctctttctttttagggggacatcggagtgtgaccctcctccaggtccaacacagggcagctgagaacaggaccgatgggcagagcagctctcctctctctgcactaagggacagtccctttgctgctcaggacccacaggatttcacttggagtgcattagaaatgtgaaggatttcaagcatccaaacccactcctaaacgtggcaggtgaatctagaacacattaaacaaaacaaaatcccctcagctcagttctgcagctgggaaaattgcagagaacagagacaaaaagttctttgatgtatcacaagtacatttaatttgagatcaccctgcggcacagccagaaggactcctcagtttcccattccagagtccctgctcccaatggcaccctcatccagcaaaagccagggctcaagtgagggagctgcagagaggtcttcctgaaaagagagagcctgagtggggggttgcaatgagacatgcaatcagttttgctcagagaagtcagactgaactttgtactgccttttccttctcaacagataaccacagccagtggtagcaaatgcccaacagcagctccatcacccagttcctcctcctggcattcgcagacacacgggagctgcagctcttgaacttcgggctcttcctgggcatctacctggctgccctcctgggaaacgcactcatcatcaccgccatcgcctgtgaccaccgcctccacacccccatgtacttcttcctcctcaacctctccgttcttgacctgggatccatctccaccactgtccctaaatccatggccaattccctgtgggataccagggccatctcctactggggatgtgctgcccagatatttctttttctctttttgatatcatcagaatattttcttctcactgtcatgtcctacgaccgctacgttgccatctgccaacccctgcactacaggaccctcctgggcagcagagcttgtgtccacatggcagcagctgcctggggcagtgggtttctcaatgctctcctgcacacggccaatacattttccctacccctctgccagggcaatgtcctggaccagttcttctgtgaaatcccccagatcctcaagctctcctgctcacactcctacctcagggaagttgggcttcttgtggtcagtgtctgtttaggctttgggtgttttgtgttcattgtggtgtcctatgtgcagatcttcagggccgtgctgaggatcccctctgagcagggacggcacaaagccttttccacgtgcctccctcacctggccgtggtctccctgtttctcagcactgcagtgtttgcccacctgaagcccccctccatctcctcccaagttctagacctggtggtggctgttctgtactcggtggtgcctccagcagtgaaccccctcatctacagcatgaggaaccaggagctcaaaggtgcagtgtggaaactgatgaccagatgattttctgaaacaataagctgttttcttctacaaatcactgttaatgtaactcattatatgtcaagctcatgtactgtagtttatgttagttttaattctgtgtttaggcctttgtttggcttttgttctttttttttttgctttactttgtataatgttttctaccaaaaaaaccaacttgttttgctgtttcgaattatgtatttttctaaatttgtgaaatctacatactgtataaatgaggacctgctctctctttgtattaaaataaaatatagaaccatccagcgacctgttgcccaaaatccttcctctcaggctttctctggagctgcagggcaatgcctgtgagcagaggtggaggcgAAAGAGtctgagcacagcagctctgtcagcgagcaccaaccttggtcttttccagcttgtgctctttccactcccatgctctccttctgagcccttgccttgctatggagcccgagtgctctggcagctcatcctcctgctgtggggcagcccgggaccacaggtcaggacaggcactgggcaattcccttccagagctgaactccctaacagcaccacccacacaaaccaaaaaacaaagaaaccaaacaccaaaaccgaaaccgaaaccacacaaaacaaacacccacaaccacacagcacacccacccacaaacagacacaacccaagaatctcaggcactagagcatgccctgaagtgccatgtctacacattccttaaatccctccagggatggtgactccaccacctccctgggcaggctgttccagtgcctgaccactctctcagtaaagtcattcttcctaatatctaatctaaacctcccctgccccaacttcagaccattccccctggtcctgtcattattcccttgggagaagaggccaacacccacctctctacaccctcctttcagggagttgtagagggcaatgaggtctcccctcagcctcctcttctccaaactaaacatgcccagttccctcagcctctcctcgtatgacttgttctccagacccctcaccagcttggtggctctcctctggacatgctcaaTGCTCAACatgctcaatgtccttcctgtagtgaggggcccagaactgaacacagccctcgaggtgaggcctcaccagtgcccagtacagaggcaccatcactgccctgctcctgctggccacgctgttcctgatacaggccaggatgccgttggccttcttggccacctgggcacactgctggctcatgttaagccggctgtccaccagcatccccatgtccttttctgctgggcagctttccagccactcttccctgagcttgtagcgttgcctggggttgttgtgaccaaaatgcaggacccagcacttggccttattcaacctcattccattggccttgacccaatgatccaacctgtccagggccctctgtagagcctgccgaccctcaagcagatcaacactcccagcaggtttgatgtcatctgcaaacttactgagggtgcactcaatccccttatccagatcatccataaagatattaaacaagactggccccaaaactgagccctgagggacaccactggtgaccggctgccaactggatttcaccccattaatcacaactctctgggcatggccatccagctaggttttacccagtaaaaagtacacttgtctatgccatgattcgccagcttctccctgagaacgctgtgggggactcaccaaagtccaggtagacaacgtccacagccttccctgcatggagaaggtgggtcccatggtcatagaaagagatcaagttggttaagcaggacctccctttcataagcccatgctggctggccctggtccctcggctgccctgcacttgccgtgagagctcactcaagatgatccactccatgatctttcccggtaccgaggtcaggctgacaggcctagagtttcctggatcctccttctggcccttcttgtagatgggcgtcacattggccaccctccagtcatctggtacctctcctgttgaccagaattgttgatagataatggagagaggcttggtgagctctcccgccagcttcctgagtacccttgggtgaatcccatccggccccatagacttacacgtgtccaggtgcataggcaaatcattaactacttcctcctggattacgggggggttgttcagctctccatccttatcttccagcccaggaggctgaacaccctgggggtagctggtccgactattgaagacagaggcaaagaaggcattaattatctcagccttctcctcgtccttgtttgggatgttccccccccccccccccatccaggaagggatggagattctccctgactctctttttgttgacatatttataaaaactttttttgttttttttttttttgtttttttgttttgtttctggagaacaagacttgttctccagacccctcaccagctttgttgatctttgggaatgctccaggacctccatgtctttctcgtagtgaggagcccaaacctggacatagcactcaagatggggcctcaccagttctgagcacaggagagacaatcacttccctagtcctgctggccacactgttcctgatacaggcagggatgctgttggcctccttggccaccttggcacactgctggctcatatccagccggctgtcgacagacaccctcaggtccttttccgcgGGGCagttccagccactcttcctgcctcttgtggcgtccatggggttggtgtgacccaagtgcaggacttgggacttggccttgttgaacctcataccattggcctcagcccatagatccagcctgtccagatcctgctgtagagacagcctagcctccagcagatcaacacttccacccaacttggtgtcatctgcaaccttactgagggtgcagttgatccttttatccacatcattgataaggatattaaagtgaactggccccagtaccaagccctggggaacaccactcgtgaccagccaccaactggattgaactccattcaccaccactctctgggccacaccctccagccaggttttttcctagcaaagcatacacccatgcaagccataagcagcagttccttcaggagaatgctgtgggagatggtgtcaaaggccttactaaaatccaggtagacaacatccacagcctttccctcatccaccaagcgggtttccttgtcatagaaggagatcaggtttgtcaagcaggacctgcctttcacaaacccatgctgcctgggcctggttgtcctttccatgcagcttggtggcactcaggatggtcttctccataacattcccaggcactgaggtcagactgacaggcctggagttccccggatcttccttgttgctcttcttgtaggtgggcaccacatttgcttacctctggtcaactgggacctccctgttcagccaggactgctgatacatgatggacagtgactcagtgagcacttccaccagctcccacactacccttgggtggatcccatccagagccatacactcgtgtgcctctaagggctgtagctggtcactaactgtttccccttggattatgggggcttcactctgctccccttacctgccttgcagcccaggggtctgggtacctggaggacaactggtcttaccaaggccaagaaggcattaagttcctcagccttttctcatccttgggcaccatgtttccccctgcatccaataaaggatggagattgtccttagccctcctttagttcctaatgtatttatagaaaatttttaattgtcttttaaggcaatatccaggttaagttccagttgggttttggccattctacttttcgccctgcataaccttacgacatccttgttgtcctctggagttgctcgccccttcttccaaaggtcataaattctgttttttttcctgagttccagacaaagctctctgtttggcgagcccagtcttcttccctgccggttcatcttttggcacatggtgatggcctgctcctgtgcctttaagatttcctttctgaagaattgccatccttcctgggcctcttttgcacgtcaggagagccttccaaggacaaccaggtctttaaacataccaaatctgccctccagaagtcaaagggagaggtttttctaaaccccctccttatttctcccagaaataaaaactctatcatttcatgattgctgcctccaagacggctgccaaccaccaggtcaccctcaagtccttctctactggaaaacaacaggtccagtggggcgcctttcctacctagttggatcactcatcaagtgtgtcaggaaggcctcttccacacactccaggaacctgcaagactgttttctctccgctctattgtctttacagccaacatttggcacgttgaagtcatccacgagaacaagggccagcgattgtgagacttctcccagctgctgacagactatttagtctgcctctcgatcctggttgggtggtctataacagactcccaccatggtacctgccttgttggcctttcccctcattcttacccataaacactcgaccttttcatcaccatcgtcaagctctagacagttaaaacactccctaacatccagggacaccccaccgcctctccttccttgcctgtcccttctgtagggtttatagccatcccttgcagaaCCCtagtcgtgtgagtcatcccaccacgtttccgttatggcgactatgtcgtagttttccatctgcataacagcttccaactcctgtttgttgccccgatgctgtgggcattagtgtggccctggggcagcccccacctccctcctctcctcagggagagcccccagaacccccagcccggccctcagccgcctcctgccaggctgggagcagcacttccatcagggagagcccccagattgccccaatcccatctctggtgtggctccgcagcctcctgccaggccagagcagcctttcccttagggatggaagctccctcacccccaaaaccggccctggggtgtccctgcagtctcctgcaaggctgggagtttatagccatcccttgcagcaccccagtcgtgtgagtcatcccaccacgtttccgttatggcgactgtgttgtagtcttccatctgcataagagcttccaattcctgtttgttgccccgatgctgtgggcattagtgtagatgcccttcagttgggctattgatcctgatacttttcttggagggagaagccctaattcccgCGAGAGAGTTCTCAAGCACTTCCGTGATTTCTAACAAttcaacaaccctgtggagccatgggcttgcttttctttcataataaacaaccccaggcagtgctacaggcttggggaagagtggctggaaagctgcccagcagaaaaggacctggggatgttggtggacagccagcttaacatgagccagcagtgtgcccaggtggccaagaaggccaacggcctgtatcaggaatagcgtggccagcaggaggagggcagtgatggtgcctctgtactgggcactggtgaggcctcacctcgagggctgtgttcagttctgggcccctcactccaggaaggacattgagctgctggagcgtgtccagaggagagccaccaagctggtgaggggtctggagaacaagtcatacaaggagaggctgagggaactgggcatgtttagtgtggagaagaggaggctgaggggagacctcattgccctctacatctgcctgaaagcaggttgtagagaggtgggtgttggcctcttctcccaagggaataatgacaggaacagagggaatggtctgaagttgcagcagggaggtttaggttagatattaggaagaattactttactgagagagtggtcaggccctggaacggcctgcccagggaggtggtggagtcaccatccctggagggatttaaggaacgtgtagacatggcacttcagggcatgctctagtgcccgagattgttgggttgtgtctgtttgtggatgggtgtgctgtgtggttgtgggtgtttgttttgtgtggtttttgtttttgttttggtgtttgtttttttctgtttgtttgtttgttttttattttgttttgttgtgggttttgttgttgttggtttttttgttgtggtttttttttatttttttgatgatctcaaaggtcccttccaaccaagaagattctgtgattctgtaattgttttcccaacgaaatagcatatttttctaaatagtaatttcccaactggttgaaatcttctcctttatattctgtctggtacaatctcccacataatatttcaaaacagcttaggttctctttagctcttggctttacatgtagtctgagcagagctatgggtaatgcctgataccaatacaaattcgcttcctgacatattttggctatctgctgttttatcgcgtgattcatttttttctacttgcccgctggcctgcagcctatatggggtgtgtcattgaCAAccaattcccaatcgtttactaacttgttgcactacttgtgcacagaagtgagtacctctatctgatgagacaaCTGTAGCTACCCCGAATCGAGgtattacctcgttcaatagcactttagtcacttctctcgccttgcttgttctacagggaaaagcctctggccatccagaaaaggtgtctgtaagtaccaataagtgcttgtaccccccttttctcgggagtttggaaaaatcgatttgccaatggcctcctggtgtgtttcctttcccaatagttcctcactgtactcaattacctgtgttggggttgtttcttgaacacatttcacactgctgagtcacttgtcgaacagtggtatataaattctgtcctatccatttctgactcaaaaatttatataacgaatctgctccccaatgtgtcttatcgtgttcttctctaacaagtccccacactagtttggcaggtatgataatcctaccgtcactcaagtgagcccatcccctggagggaacttctcctcctagttcttggatgagctcctggtctggtctagaatattcaatgccctcctggtcgtccagctctttatttctactgtctggaattaaagctgaaatgggttctttctgggttctttttgctgcctgtttagcctcatagtcagccaagctcttacctctttcttggtcagtgttccccctcagatgtcctcggcaatgcatgatggccactctagctggtaaccgtactgcctccaataggcgaagtatttcttctgcgtgtttgatctgttttccttgcgcggtaagcaatccttgttccttccagactgctccatgggcatgaacaacaccaaaggcatatttagagtctgcccATGTatctatctttttcccttttaccaattccaaagccctgctcaaggcaataatctcggccTTTGGAGCCGACGTCCCGGAGggaatggttgggattcaattaccttatttgttgtggtcactgcatatccagctttacggataccttgtcggataaagctgcttccatccgtaagccaggagtcctgtgcgtcctccaggggttcttctttcagatctgctctgctggagtacacagtctctattgtttccaaacagtcatgtgtcagtggttcagttgttgcctcactaaggaaagacgctgggttcacaacgctagttacctcaattttaacgtcatccgattcaaccaggatgggctggtatttcacaaacctggatggggaaagccagtgatcccctctctgttccaatacagcggataccgaatgtgaaaccaataccgtcatcttctggcccaaaccacatttctgggcttcctcaatatttagtattatggccgctactgctcggaaacatcctggccatccttcacttacttcatctaattgtttagagaagtaagctatggctcttttgtaggctcccagccgttgagctagaagtcctagagctattccttgtttctcgtgagaaaagagccaaaaaggtttggttacatcaggcaagcccaaagccggggctctcacgagctctttcttgagtatttcaaatgcattctgggcttctttggaccatatccattgagtgggattatttttcaaaagttcatataaaggttttactatcatcccatagttgtaaatccctaatcaacaccgacccgtcattcccgaaaaagttctgagttcttttaccgcccgagggagaggggttctgcaggtggcttcttttcattccgttcccaattcccattgtcctccagacagctcatatccctagtaggttacttgcctctacaccatcggagctttctgttgagaaacccgatatccatttaatcccaaaaagtttaacaagctaacagtccaccgggtacagtcatgttttgtttcggttgctatcaatagatcatccacatattgtaaaagggttccgtttttggaaggaggcttccgtacctcaagctcttgtgctaactgatttccaaacattgtcggactgtttttgaaaccttgggataacactgtccgggtaagctgtgttttcctactAGTGGTAGGGTTCTCCCACTCgaatgcaaacaacttttgactttctttggccaaaggcagacaaaagaatgcatcttttaagtctagtactgtaaaccatacccgaCTGGTTTTCAATGCGGTAAGTAAGATATAGGGACTGGCCACTacagggtgcaaatctttaaccaTCTTATTTATTGCTCTCAGATCTTTTACTACTCGATAAGTCCCATAGTGTTTCTTTACCagtagtatgggggtgttatattctgattcacattccactaacaatgcatgctgtagaaaattattaactgggttttgtattcctttacgatcttctaatctcaaaggaTACTGTCTTTGGCGTATTGGGTTTGCCCCTTCTTTAAGCTCTCTTATTACgggggtggcgtttttcgccctccttggagtccctgcagcccaaactcctggatatgcttgattggtgatttcttcaatttcgggtgctggtgtaatggacctttcagagtgtattagggctagactcaaaatttcaattaatgtatcttcttttacctttaattccatggctcctcgcttaaaaactatcactgcccataattgttccagtaagtctcgacctaatagtgatttgggggaatttggcaagTGTAGCAATCGCTGTATCCTAATCTGCTTTCCTAACataaatttgaggggttttgaaaagaatgcctttttctcttggccagtagctcctatgacattcacaaagtctctacttatagatatcagttcttgatttaaaacagacaaagaggcacccgtatttattaaaaattcaacctctttacccttgttccctagctttatcttaaccagtggatccgctagggtagatgccccaggtccccgtcaatcggtctctgtttcagctatcagggctggtggggtacctttaagctcagggcattcatttttccagcaatatgtgcattgattcctttccaatacattcccaacattaacacctctacctcttgtcgaatcccctagtcctcctttgttcccaaaaggccttcctcttccacctcctctaaatcccctaccgttcattactcccctctgttctaatgccaccacggtggctgtggccatcacttctgtcagctttcctctatctacatcttctccccttcttcctcaccgctactgccaccctctgtctcagtgagcggcgatccctgtggag harbors:
- the LOC141478499 gene encoding olfactory receptor 14J1-like; amino-acid sequence: MPNSSSITQFLLLAFADTRELQLLNFGLFLGIYLAALLGNALIITAIACDHRLHTPMYFFLLNLSVLDLGSISTTVPKSMANSLWDTRAISYWGCAAQIFLFLFLISSEYFLLTVMSYDRYVAICQPLHYRTLLGSRACVHMAAAAWGSGFLNALLHTANTFSLPLCQGNVLDQFFCEIPQILKLSCSHSYLREVGLLVVSVCLGFGCFVFIVVSYVQIFRAVLRIPSEQGRHKAFSTCLPHLAVVSLFLSTAVFAHLKPPSISSQVLDLVVAVLYSVVPPAVNPLIYSMRNQELKGAVWKLMTR